The genomic region agtttaaaaggaacaaaaaaaagttcaaCGACATCTTCTCGTTTTAAAAATGCTTAAAAGACTGAATGAactgttttttttgttgattactTCTTTTAGAAATGCTGAATAAGACCGTGTATCCGATTCCGCAATTTCACtttcaatttataaataaatttaaccatgttaaaaaattacttattacaAATACtagaatattaaatatttaaaaactataCATTTCGTTTTACATGtggaaatatttatttagaatttataatttatatctgTTATTGATATATCGCGATATCGTAgcttaaaatctaaaataacacCAAGTTCTTTCCAGTTTCAGATCACCTCTCTTAATGCACTTCTATGGGTTAAGGATGTGTGATCTACAACTGGATTAATCTTGAATAGTGTTGTAAAACGACTATCAGACACCTCAAGAACGTATGGTATTAGAAAACAAAAAGgtttaatatcatttaaatcacaaaatacaaaaaaaaaacatatttatttggaattatttatttattatttcatttatttccaAATAACTCAAATGAAGTAAATTATTGACCAATAATATTAACTTGTTGAACAGCACCACAACCAAcagtattttgaataaaatctgGGAAGTTACTTTCCAAAACTCTAATTCTTTGTCGCTTGATGTCGGCAAAAGCGGAAGTAGCCAACATACAACTTTGCGATTTATAAACAACCACGAAATTTTCAGTGCTAAAAGTGGTATTAACATCCCACCTATAAATTTCTGGTCTTCCCTCGTATCTGAAAAAGATGGCCGATCCCAAATCGGTACCAACAATAACTAATTTATGCGGTTTTGGTCCTAAATCAGTCACTTTTCCTGCAGCTGATCCAGCTCTTAAGTAATCGGTTCTTAAAGAAAATACTCTCGTTGAAGATAAATAGGTGAAAATGAGGAAATTGTTTCCGCATCCTTTTTGAACTAAAGCCATGTATAAGACGTCTCTTCTTGACGTTCCTGTTAGGATTGCTTTGGGAAGAGCAACTCTGTATCCtttgtttaaaacaatgtCGAAAACTAAAATGGATCTTGTAGCGGCATCACTCACGTAAACGTAAGGTTTTCCTTCGCCGCAGTATTCAACAGCAATGTATTGAAGGCGAGATGCTTGGACAACCAAACCAGATAAATCCAAagttttcaacatttttcctGTTTTCATGTCATAAGCGACTACTTTTGGTTTTGAGTGTCTAATTGGTTGTTCTAAACTGTTAGCAACACCAACATCCAAAATCCATAAGATTTCTTGGGCATCAATGAACAAATCTACAACAGAAATAAGACCATCTTGGCTGTTCTCATCTTGAGCGGACCAACAAGGGAATGGGGTAAGAACAGATTCGCATCCTTGTTGATTCAACGAAACTTTCGCCAAAGTTACAGGAACCCCCGGTTTGTATCTTGGTAAAGCAAGGATAGCTTCATCTTTATAGATTTGACCACGAGTTGCAATCACATTTTTGCCAATGTATCTCCCCGATTTCTTATAAATAGCTTTGGTCGCTTCGCACGGCCATTGGAAAAGACCCCCAGTCCATTCTAAAGGTCTGTAAGAAACCTCTTTATCACTGTACGCGTTACAAGCGATGATACCAAAGGTGATTAATAAGATGAGTTTTGGCAACAttctgaaatttttaaatttggattaaattaaattgaaaaaaatggtaatttaaaaaattatttcttaccTGTTGAATTTCTTTTGCCAAATTGACACTTCAATAACTCTTCACTCGatgttttatacataattttattttgattacatCAAGGTCGAATgtgaataaatttgaaatgtttaaaaaatatgcttaaattgttattttggtttttttctttttttaataaacaactagagtaatcaaaacaaaattattgagTACACCTTACGTAGACTGATCATGTTACGAAACtttacttaaaaaagaagataaaaaggaaaattcttgaaattagataaataagttaaatGAATGTTGTGGTATTTAatggaaaatgattttttaacaacagATACGTATCCTTGTAAAATAATCGCGGAGTTACTTTCTACGTTCCCGCCCACATTTTaacccatttttttttttaatatttaaatattaaacaatgaACGGTTTCTTTTgtcccattttttattaatttttaatatcaacaaaaattgtatcagTTTCGAAATTAAAAGTGCTCACctttcgattttatttgaaGTACAAAGTTAAACTTTGTGAAACAATAGATCATAATGggcatttttaaaatggttgatttagaaatttattatttcaaatcgATCTGGTTGCAAAATTTGtagttatattttattttcttgcattttatattttttaataaaggttaattaaatcaacgatttttaaaaacgtattaataataataatttattctttcCCAGAAGGTTACAATTTATATTAAGTACATACAATACATAGaacttatataatttttatcccTTTAACAAGTCTCTCCTTGTCACCCTACGTCTCTTCGTTGCCACCACCTCCCCCAGCCATCTCCATCCCTTCGCCTTCTCCCCCAGCACCTGCCTCCAATCCATCTCCTCTTCCCTCAACTCATTGGGCTCCACCAGCACATGGTGTAAAGACTCCCAGCCTGTATTCCTCCCTTTCTCGCTGCCCATAACCTCCCCTTATTTGCCTCAATCTGTCTGTAGTATTCCTCCAAGATTTTATAATATCTTCCTCAAAACCCTCACCTTATCCGTTGTGCCAACCCCAACACTCACTTCCAGTACCTGGTCTGCACATCTTCTAAGAGCCCTTGCTCCATCCCCATATATCCATCCCATACATCATTACGCTTTTTATCAAGCTCTCAAACATTAATTTCCCTTTTCCCACATCTTTCCCAAAAATCCTTAACCATCAACAATCTTTCTGATATAGCAGCTCACTCAAGCCTGTAAATTGATTCCAGTGATTCCATCTCCAAAGCTTGCAGGTCcatattctttctttttagttctagtcaGGGCAAGTATAtctattttagatttataGCCAATTTACATTCCAAGTCCTTTTCCGGCGTTTTTTTCtcagtttttgaattttgtggGTAATGCTTTCAATTTCTCCTCTTCCACCATTCTTTGTATCAACCTCTCTTTCCTTATCTCAACATATTTTCGTTAATTCtttgattttcttatttaattaattgctCCTTTCTTACATCTTTAATTTCTATCATTAAGATCACTTTCAATGACATTATTTTATCTAACTACATTGTTCAGCCTCCAGTTTTCTTTTTGGGCTTAATACCGCATTAACATTACAATGTTGAAGTAAATGAGTTGTATCATCGCGATATATGCTAatgaaagaattatttttggtgtgttggtattacattaaatttgctataaaatggtttttatttcatattgatatctcaattcgttcttgagatacgatttttttaaattaacaaccAAAGCGCATTAATATTACAATGTTgaagttaataaattatatcacCAGGATATATAAGAacgaaagaattatttttggcgTAGTGattctagattaaatttgccataaaatggtgtttatttaatcttggtatctcaattcgttcttgagatatgattttttaaatctaacctAGACTATTAAACCATgttgaataattatttataataattatttttgatgtgatgaatctttaaaattattaaagtttcgtggtaatatctcaatttgtttttgagatacaagcaagaatttttggaataaactttatttttgtcgTTTATAACCACCACTTAGATTTCTACATgtaattttagtaattttaggATTGGCgaaactttaatttcttccTTACATTCTACTCTTTATAACGAGATTGCGTTATATCTTAACGATCGTACAAAATTGTTCGTTTTGGTTATTTATTCAAgcgaaaacaaattttagctattaaacttaattaaatccAGTTGGTGTGCgtgttgttttaaataattattttattaaacaaatattatttttgttaatttagcATTCTTAAGTAGCCCAAAGTAACACACAggtaaaagaaacaaaaaaaatgtgtattcGTACGTTTTGTTAGTTCATGGTCgttttaacgaaaaaaaaaaaaaataaaacaatctGTTTGCAAATTATTGTGTctatcaaaaacaatttacGAAATACCCTATATAAACTGAAGCAGCATTTAGTAAAGTAATCCATAACGTCTTCGTCACATCTAAGAAAGGTAATTAACTAttaattctattaaaaaaaatcttctaataatttttttcgttaattttagATTGAACTATGTTCAAGTTACTATTTTTAGCATCGATTGTAATCGCGCAATCTTGGGCGCATTACGATAGGAGTTCAGTTACGGATCTTAGCTTTAAAATATCCGGATCGCATTTGGAGTTTCCGTGCGAAAGCaccaaaaacatttatttcagCTCTGGGAGATACATCTCTAAGAACATAATCGGCACTCGAATGCAAATTTATAAAGATGAGGCCATCGTCGCTTTGCCAAGATACAAACACGGAGTTCCCTTCACTTTGGGTAAATTCTCTTTGAAAACGAGAGGGTGCCAAGCGACTTTATCGCCATTCCCTTGTTGGTCGATGCAAGAAGAAGGAAATTGCGAAGCGATCCAATCCGCTGTTGATATCTACTTGGATCAAAATGAAATTCTTTGGATCTTAGACGCTGGAATCGTTAATACTTTGGAACAACCCGTAAGGAGATGTCCCCCAAAAGTGCTTGGAATCGATATGAAAACCGGTCAAGTGATAAAACTTTTCGATTTGACCACTTTAACTTCGTCCGAAACTCGCCTTCAATACATCGTGATTGATTACGCCGTTGATGGAAAAGCTTACGCTTACATTTCCGATGCCGGGGCTGGTACAATCATCgtttataacattttcgaagAGAAAGGTTACAGAGTTGTCCTCCCTAAAGCTGTGTGCCACTCAGGAAAAGATGTTTTATACTTAAACTTGATCCATAAATCTTGCGGAAACGTTTTATTCTTCACCTACTTAGCCTCAAACAAAATCTTCTCCGTTAAAAGCGAAAATCTCCAATCTGGGCAAGCCGCTGGGGCCATCGTTGAAGCTGGAATTAAACCCGAAGGGAATCAAATCGTTTTCTTGGGAACCGATAACGGCGCTGCAATCTT from Onthophagus taurus isolate NC chromosome 5, IU_Otau_3.0, whole genome shotgun sequence harbors:
- the LOC111426741 gene encoding major royal jelly protein 3, whose product is MLPKLILLITFGIIACNAYSDKEVSYRPLEWTGGLFQWPCEATKAIYKKSGRYIGKNVIATRGQIYKDEAILALPRYKPGVPVTLAKVSLNQQGCESVLTPFPCWSAQDENSQDGLISVVDLFIDAQEILWILDVGVANSLEQPIRHSKPKVVAYDMKTGKMLKTLDLSGLVVQASRLQYIAVEYCGEGKPYVYVSDAATRSILVFDIVLNKGYRVALPKAILTGTSRRDVLYMALVQKGCGNNFLIFTYLSSTRVFSLRTDYLRAGSAAGKVTDLGPKPHKLVIVGTDLGSAIFFRYEGRPEIYRWDVNTTFSTENFVVVYKSQSCMLATSAFADIKRQRIRVLESNFPDFIQNTVGCGAVQQVNIIGQ
- the LOC111426668 gene encoding dopaminechrome tautomerase, which gives rise to MFKLLFLASIVIAQSWAHYDRSSVTDLSFKISGSHLEFPCESTKNIYFSSGRYISKNIIGTRMQIYKDEAIVALPRYKHGVPFTLGKFSLKTRGCQATLSPFPCWSMQEEGNCEAIQSAVDIYLDQNEILWILDAGIVNTLEQPVRRCPPKVLGIDMKTGQVIKLFDLTTLTSSETRLQYIVIDYAVDGKAYAYISDAGAGTIIVYNIFEEKGYRVVLPKAVCHSGKDVLYLNLIHKSCGNVLFFTYLASNKIFSVKSENLQSGQAAGAIVEAGIKPEGNQIVFLGTDNGAAIFFRNKGESDIYIWNTESCFKSDNFLLVQKGNECRLSTQVVPGYKRLMWTIESNFHDFVSNTVGCLGSSIVVHPLVKTCDN